The Vicinamibacteria bacterium genome segment CGCTGCGCGCGAGCGGCCTGCGCCTCCTGCGCACCCCCGTCGGAGACCGTTACGTCGTGGAGGCCATGCGGGAGGGGGGCTACAACCTGGGGGGCGAACAGTCCGGCCACTTGGTCTTCCTGGACCACGCCTCCACCGGGGACGGGATCATCGGCGCCCTGCAGGTCCTGTCCCTGATGATGCGCACGGGCCAGCCCCTCTCGGAGCTCGCGGGGACGTCGATGGAGCGCGTGCCCCAAGTGCTTGAGAACGTGAGCCTTCCCGCGCGGCGGCCCCTGGAAGAGATGGCGCAGCTCGCGCGGGCCGCGGAGGGGGTGAGGGCGTCCTTGGGAGAGGAGGGCCGGGTGCTGGTGCGCTGGAGCGGGACGGAGCCCAAACTCCGGATCATGCTCGAGGGGCCGGATGAGGACCGGATCCGGGCCTGGGCCAAGGACCTGGCGGAGGCAGCGCGGCGGGATCTGACGTGAGCGCGGACTTAGGGACGCGCGCGGGTGCGCCTCGCCTGGGCGTGAACATCGACCACGTGGCCACCGTTCGCCAGGCCCGGCGGGTGGCGGAGCCGGACCCGGTTCAGGCCGCCGTGCTGGCCGAGCTGGGGGGGGCGGACGGCATCACCGTCCATCTGCGTGCGGACCGCCGTCACATTCAGGACCGCGACGTGGAGATCCTCCGCCAGGTGGTGAGGACCCGGCTGAACGTGGAGCTGGCCGCCTCCCAGGAGATGGTGAGGCTCGCCCTCACCGTGAAGCCGGACCAGGTGACCCTGGTCCCCGAGCGCCGCGAGGAGATAAGCACCGAGGGGGGGTTGGACGTGGTCTTGAACAGCGTCCAGCTCAAACCGGTGGTGAAGATGCTCCGGGAGGGGGGTGTCGCGGTCAGCCTCTTCGTGGACCCCGACCTCGAGCAGGTCAAGGAGGCTCACAAACTGGACGCCCACGCGACCGAGATCAACACCGCCGCCTACGCGGAGGCCCGCGACGACCGCTCTCGCGCCGCCATCCTGCGCCGGGTCGCGGACGCCGCGCGCCTAGGCCGAAAGCTGGGCCTGGCCGTGCATGCCGGGCACGGCCTCACCTACCAGAACGTGGGCGCCCTCGCCTCCCTCTCCGAGATAACGGAGCTGAATATCGGCCACAGCATCGTGGCCCGGGCCGTGCTCGTAGGGATGGAGCGCGCGGTGCGGGAGATGGTGGAGGCGATCCGGAGACGGTGAGCGGTGTCGGGGGGAGCGCCGCCGCCGGCGGCGGCCCCCGACACGGCCGCGGCCCCGATTGACGGTCGGATACAAAGCCCTTATCCTAAGTTTCCGGAGAGGTACCCCAAAGCCCAGACGGTTCCGCCGCCAGGAGCGTCGCCTGGCTCGCGAAGAGAGGCGTTGATGCTGGAGGCGTACGGCCAGACCGATGTCGGACGTCGCCGGAAGCTGAACGAGGACAACTTCCTCGTGGATCCGGAGCCCAATCTCTACGCGGTATGCGACGGCATGGGTGGCCACAACGCCGGGGAGGTGGCCTCCAAGATGGCCATCGAGACCCTGGCCGCCTTCATCGAGAAGAGCCACAAGGAGAAGGAGATCACCTGGCCCTATGGGCTGGACGTGAATCTCTCCTACGACGGGAATCGCCTCAAGACGGCGATCAAGCTCGCTAACAAGAAGGTCTTTCGGGCCGCCGACAACCGGGAGGACTACACCGGGATGGGCACCACCGCGGTGGCCGTCCTCGTCTCCGGCAACGTCATGACCATCGGCTCCGCCGGGGACAGCCGCTGCTATCTCCTCAGGATCGGCAAGCTGACCCAACTCACTCGC includes the following:
- a CDS encoding Stp1/IreP family PP2C-type Ser/Thr phosphatase → MLEAYGQTDVGRRRKLNEDNFLVDPEPNLYAVCDGMGGHNAGEVASKMAIETLAAFIEKSHKEKEITWPYGLDVNLSYDGNRLKTAIKLANKKVFRAADNREDYTGMGTTAVAVLVSGNVMTIGSAGDSRCYLLRIGKLTQLTRDDSWVSAALGEGILNTDEVERHPLRNVITKAVGAKDSIELEVVEHKLLNGDVALLCSDGLHAMISDEQIHQALTPFPPTLQDAARKLIDAANEAGGKDNVTVVLLRFTE
- a CDS encoding pyridoxine 5'-phosphate synthase; amino-acid sequence: MSADLGTRAGAPRLGVNIDHVATVRQARRVAEPDPVQAAVLAELGGADGITVHLRADRRHIQDRDVEILRQVVRTRLNVELAASQEMVRLALTVKPDQVTLVPERREEISTEGGLDVVLNSVQLKPVVKMLREGGVAVSLFVDPDLEQVKEAHKLDAHATEINTAAYAEARDDRSRAAILRRVADAARLGRKLGLAVHAGHGLTYQNVGALASLSEITELNIGHSIVARAVLVGMERAVREMVEAIRRR